Proteins encoded in a region of the Paenibacillus sp. W2I17 genome:
- a CDS encoding tetratricopeptide repeat protein gives MTSNESQRFRYSEAPVWDWQRAYYEQKGLQAWTENQVPQYITSNPMIATAYAEMIFGFLQDLSNKGKISETVTILELGAGVGRLAHQVLLKLLELKEFAGIQLPPFRYVMTDLVAENVLGWQEHPSMQSFIQQGIVDFARFDAVADTELNLAVAGTVIRPGDLEQPLLLIANYFFDSIPQELIYIGDGGIYECDLLVQSPDRRLDLEPAEMLKNMTLSYEYRRAPEYSADNYPYQELITLYKEELEDSHILFPAIGLSCLERLNKLSQSGYVLITADKGDHRLDNWKFAEPPEFVLHGSFSLTANYHAIQYVLEQQGAHTRFTTHHYKDLNVGCMLMVEEPISYVNTRLAYHRFVERFGPDDFFSMKQWVDSRIESMELKHILPFWRLGGYDAEFLIHSATHISSLLPDASDEEMLDIQSGIHTMWSSYYIMEQQGGLAFLAGQLLYEMYMYEDAKRFLEISLVADPSNHNPAVLYDLAVCCYELELEEETLSYTRKVLALEPDHEEAAALLQSFELI, from the coding sequence ATGACGTCAAATGAAAGTCAACGTTTTCGTTACAGTGAAGCACCGGTCTGGGATTGGCAGAGAGCTTATTATGAACAGAAGGGGCTACAAGCTTGGACAGAGAACCAAGTCCCTCAATATATTACCAGTAATCCGATGATTGCCACGGCGTATGCAGAGATGATCTTTGGCTTTCTTCAGGACCTCTCGAACAAAGGAAAGATCAGCGAGACCGTAACCATTCTTGAACTTGGAGCGGGTGTAGGGCGTTTGGCACACCAAGTTCTCCTGAAACTGCTTGAGTTAAAGGAATTTGCTGGAATACAGTTACCGCCTTTCAGATATGTGATGACGGATCTCGTAGCGGAGAATGTGCTGGGTTGGCAGGAGCATCCATCCATGCAATCCTTTATTCAACAAGGTATAGTGGATTTTGCACGTTTTGACGCTGTAGCGGATACAGAATTGAATCTGGCCGTTGCAGGTACGGTTATTCGGCCCGGTGATCTGGAACAACCGTTGTTGTTGATTGCTAATTACTTTTTTGACAGCATTCCACAGGAATTAATCTACATTGGGGATGGCGGGATCTATGAGTGTGATCTGCTTGTACAATCTCCGGATCGTCGTCTTGATCTTGAGCCTGCTGAGATGCTGAAGAACATGACGCTGAGTTATGAGTATCGCCGAGCGCCGGAATACAGTGCGGATAACTATCCGTATCAGGAGCTTATCACATTGTACAAAGAGGAACTGGAGGATTCGCACATTCTGTTCCCTGCAATCGGGTTATCCTGTCTCGAAAGGTTGAACAAGCTGTCACAGTCAGGTTATGTGTTGATTACCGCTGATAAAGGGGATCATCGCCTGGATAACTGGAAGTTCGCAGAGCCACCTGAATTTGTTCTTCACGGGAGTTTTTCTCTAACGGCTAACTACCATGCCATTCAATATGTCTTGGAACAACAGGGTGCCCATACACGATTCACAACACATCATTATAAAGATCTGAATGTTGGATGCATGTTGATGGTTGAAGAACCCATTAGTTATGTGAACACACGTCTGGCCTACCATCGATTTGTTGAACGTTTTGGACCAGATGACTTTTTCAGCATGAAACAATGGGTAGACTCTCGAATAGAAAGTATGGAGTTGAAGCATATTTTACCATTTTGGCGTCTGGGCGGGTATGATGCGGAGTTCTTGATCCACAGTGCGACGCACATTTCCAGTCTTCTTCCTGATGCAAGTGATGAGGAAATGCTCGATATTCAGTCAGGAATTCATACGATGTGGTCGTCCTACTATATTATGGAGCAGCAAGGAGGTCTGGCTTTTCTGGCAGGGCAGTTATTATATGAGATGTATATGTATGAGGATGCAAAACGGTTTCTGGAGATATCGTTGGTTGCAGATCCGAGTAACCATAATCCAGCCGTCTTATACGATTTGGCTGTGTGCTGTTATGAACTTGAACTGGAAGAAGA
- a CDS encoding ABC transporter substrate-binding protein translates to MKNRLWGKRVLAVIATATLALPLIAGCTASEAKDTEQRVLRVATLWGGQDDSYFRQQFTDAFELTHPNVTIEIVAAVDQSSMYGYGNTEEQPEVPDTMESLKKIMTGDNPVDVIVADTATVKSLIQENLVKQLDPLMQEDKFDTSDIVPSVLEGIKDLGDQSIYALTPTFSSSALFYNKGMFEKAGVEPPTDNMTWDDIFNLGTRLTKGEGKDHVFGFSFTTYQGGSPYYSMQQYYSSLQLKTFDDKAEKMTVDSPQWEKVWSTISKLAIDKVIPKGDEPQDQDPSGRYDPVQGDLFLSGKSAMVIGDYSYINQLIDANKNADKMKDFTKVDWDVVTPPVHPEAPEIGGSIYLSNLMAINSAAQNPDDAWELIKYMNSEDWAKIKARSSYEMVSRKSFIKPKDGLDYNIQAFYALKPIPPTNTNLDKMYQKSPGLWQVNEKGMEYFNQVLENKKTPKEALGEWAAKGNEMLEKLKKDPKATFQ, encoded by the coding sequence ATGAAGAACAGGTTATGGGGAAAACGTGTGCTGGCTGTCATCGCTACTGCGACGCTGGCACTGCCGCTGATTGCCGGCTGTACGGCAAGTGAGGCCAAGGATACGGAGCAGCGTGTATTACGTGTGGCTACGTTGTGGGGAGGACAGGATGACAGTTACTTCCGTCAGCAATTTACCGATGCTTTTGAATTGACACATCCCAATGTAACCATCGAAATTGTAGCTGCTGTTGATCAGAGCAGTATGTATGGGTATGGCAACACGGAAGAACAGCCGGAAGTTCCGGATACGATGGAGAGTCTGAAGAAGATTATGACTGGGGATAACCCGGTTGACGTTATCGTGGCCGATACCGCCACAGTGAAATCATTAATTCAGGAGAATCTGGTGAAACAGCTGGACCCACTGATGCAGGAAGATAAGTTTGATACCAGTGATATCGTGCCTAGTGTACTGGAGGGAATTAAGGACCTTGGGGATCAGAGCATTTATGCATTGACACCAACGTTCTCCTCATCGGCTTTGTTCTATAACAAGGGTATGTTTGAAAAAGCAGGCGTGGAACCGCCAACGGACAACATGACATGGGATGATATTTTCAATTTGGGTACCCGTCTAACGAAAGGTGAAGGTAAAGATCATGTATTTGGTTTCTCCTTCACGACATATCAGGGTGGTTCGCCGTACTACTCCATGCAGCAGTACTACAGCTCGTTGCAGCTGAAGACGTTTGATGACAAAGCAGAGAAGATGACAGTAGATTCTCCTCAATGGGAGAAAGTGTGGAGCACCATAAGCAAACTTGCGATTGACAAAGTTATTCCTAAAGGCGACGAACCACAGGATCAGGATCCGAGTGGGCGTTATGATCCAGTACAGGGTGACCTATTCCTGAGTGGCAAGTCAGCCATGGTTATTGGCGATTACAGCTATATTAATCAATTAATTGATGCTAATAAAAATGCGGATAAAATGAAAGACTTTACGAAAGTGGATTGGGATGTGGTAACACCTCCAGTTCACCCGGAAGCTCCTGAAATTGGAGGTAGCATCTACCTGAGCAACCTCATGGCGATTAATAGTGCGGCTCAGAACCCGGATGATGCATGGGAACTGATCAAGTACATGAACAGTGAGGACTGGGCTAAGATCAAAGCACGTAGCAGCTATGAGATGGTATCACGGAAGAGCTTCATTAAGCCCAAAGACGGCCTGGATTATAACATTCAAGCATTCTATGCGCTGAAGCCGATTCCGCCAACCAATACCAATCTGGATAAAATGTATCAAAAATCCCCGGGCTTATGGCAAGTCAATGAAAAAGGTATGGAATATTTCAACCAAGTACTGGAGAACAAAAAGACACCAAAAGAAGCGCTTGGTGAGTGGGCAGCTAAAGGAAACGAGATGCTGGAGAAATTGAAAAAGGATCCTAAAGCTACGTTCCAATGA